A portion of the Caenorhabditis elegans chromosome III genome contains these proteins:
- the mrps-18A gene encoding 28S ribosomal protein S18a, mitochondrial (Confirmed by transcript evidence): MQMLRLYASNCAGKIKAAVETASRLQSTASGAAGHKFQTKEDKKEGTTYISMEKVTDSRGARKDDELCSLCTCNVPIKLTYKDVLILEQFMRDDGTVLPRQLTGLCKKQQLRMERCVMQAFWSGLFGDKYGTEADRAGYKRFNRYWKDDMSMYQLETKQRHGTWFYIKRYPTKNQQLFKNPLN, translated from the exons atGCAGATGCTTCGTCTCTACGCAAGTAATTGTGCCGGTAAGATAAAAGCAGCTGTCGAAACGGCTTCACGGTTACAATCGACAGCATCAGGAGCCGCTGGACATAAATTTCAGA CGAAAGAAGATAAAAAAGAGGGAACAACGTATATTTCAATGGAAAAGGTGACGGACTCGCGTGGAGCACGAAAAGATGACGAGTTGTGCTCGCTGTGCACATGCAACGTGCCAATTAAGCTCACTTATAA AGATGTTCTGATCTTGGAACAATTCATGAGAGACGATGGAACTGTTCTTCCACGTCAACTCACCGGGCTTTGTAAGAAACAACAATTGAGAATGGAAAG atGTGTAATGCAAGCATTCTGGTCTGGACTTTTCGGTGATAAATATGGCACAGAAGCGGATAGAGCAGGTTATAAACGATTCAATCGATACTGGAAAGATGATATGTCAATGTATCAATTGGAGACGAAACAACGACATGGAACATGGTTTTATATTAAAAg atATCCTACGAAGAATCAACAACTCTTCAAGAATCCACTCAATTGA
- the ZC262.2 gene encoding uncharacterized protein (Confirmed by transcript evidence), with protein MGKHTKFGSSDDEGETETSVAKRQKDEKKEKKKEKRDRSRSPHKERERSPKRDRHPEKFCLPM; from the exons atgggAAAACATACGAAATTCGGCAGCAGTGACGACGAAGGAGAGACTGAGAC CAGTGTAGCAAAACGCCAAAAAgacgagaaaaaggagaagaagaaggaaaaacgAGACAGAAGTCGTTCTCCACACAAGGAACGCGAGAGATCTCCTAAACGAGACCGTCATCCAGAAAAG TTTTGTTTGCCGATGTGA
- the ZC262.2 gene encoding small acidic/RSRC2 family protein (Confirmed by transcript evidence), with product MGKHTKFGSSDDEGETETSVAKRQKDEKKEKKKEKRDRSRSPHKERERSPKRDRHPEKNESRRHDDRDQERRRDYGRNDRRDDRRGDGSWKTDRNDRNDRRNDFQRRDDKNRLSAEEIAAQRKALWGNKKVAGESSSSNTTDTASSSSEPATGGKNEKLWSSAIAATGVDSSKANKFMRLMGVKNAPKPTDDSSRLSDEKNRQDKMLNDLEKQYAIARETTHMGRGTGFGFGH from the exons atgggAAAACATACGAAATTCGGCAGCAGTGACGACGAAGGAGAGACTGAGAC CAGTGTAGCAAAACGCCAAAAAgacgagaaaaaggagaagaagaaggaaaaacgAGACAGAAGTCGTTCTCCACACAAGGAACGCGAGAGATCTCCTAAACGAGACCGTCATCCAGAAAAG aatgaatCGAGACGTCACGACGATCGCGATCAAGAGAGAAGACGTGATTACGGAAGAAATGATCGGCGAGATGATAGAAGAGGCGACGGTAGCTGGAAAACGGATCGAAACGATCGGAATGATCGGAGAAACGACTTTCAAAGAAGAGATGACAA aAATCGTCTCTCTGCTGAAGAGATTGCTGCTCAACGAAAAGCTCTCTGgggaaacaaaaaagtggcTGGAGAATCATCTTCCTCG aacaccACTGACACCGCCTCGTCATCTTCTGAACCTGCAACTGgaggaaaaaacgaaaaattatggTCATCAGCCATCGCAGCAACTGGGGTCGATTCATCAAAAGCCAACAAATTCATGCGTTTGATGGGCGTCAAGAATGCACCGAAACCAACG GATGATTCGTCGAGATTGTCAGATGAAAAGAATCGCCAAGATAAAATGCTAAACGATCTCGAGAAACAATATGCAATTGCTAGAGAAACAACTCATATGGGACGTGGAACTGGATTCGGATTTGGACATTGA